One window from the genome of Saccharomyces mikatae IFO 1815 strain IFO1815 genome assembly, chromosome: 6 encodes:
- the AGX1 gene encoding alanine--glyoxylate transaminase (similar to Saccharomyces cerevisiae AGX1 (YFL030W); ancestral locus Anc_8.37), whose protein sequence is MTNSVDTLLIPGPIILSGAVQKALDVPSLGHTSPEFVSIFQRVLKNTRTVFKSDAASKSQPFVLAGSGTLGWDVFASNFALSKAPNKKVLVVSTGTFSDRFADCLRSYGAEVDVVEPLKIGEAVPLELIAEKLSQNNYGALTVTHVDTSTAVLSDVKAISQVIKQKSPETFFVVDGVCSVGCEEFEFDEWGMDFALTASQKAVGAPAGLSIFVCSSRFMDYTLNDSVNGQVHGYFSSLRRWTPIMQDYEAGRGAYFATPPVQLINSLDVALKEVLEEGLSKRWDSHREMSDWFKDSLVNDLKLTSVAKYPSNMSAHGLTAVYVADPPSVIAFLKSHGIVIAGGIHKVIGPKYIRIGHMGVTACDKNLPYMKNCFNLIKLALQRKK, encoded by the coding sequence ATGACTAACTCTGTAGATACACTGCTGATTCCAGGCCCCATCATTCTAAGCGGAGCGGTCCAGAAAGCTCTGGACGTTCCCTCCTTGGGCCACACCTCTCCTGAGTTCGTCTCCATCTTTCAAAGGGTTTTGAAGAACACCAGAACGGTTTTCAAATCAGACGCTGCTTCCAAGTCTCAGCCCTTTGTGCTTGCAGGGTCCGGTACGTTGGGCTGGGACGTGTTTGCGTCGAATTTTGCTCTTTCTAAGGCCCCTAACAAGAAGGTGTTGGTGGTGTCCACGGGGACGTTTTCGGACAGATTTGCTGACTGTCTACGTAGTTACGGTGCTGAAGTAGACGTTGTGGAGCCTCTGAAGATAGGGGAGGCGGTTCCTCTAGAGCTAATCGCAGAAAAGTTGTCACAAAACAACTATGGTGCTTTGACAGTCACACACGTGGACACTTCCACGGCGGTGCTGTCCGATGTGAAGGCCATTTCGCAAGTGATTAAGCAGAAATCGCCTGAAACGTTCTTTGTGGTTGATGGTGTGTGCTCTGTTGGTTGTGAAGAGTTTGAATTCGATGAATGGGGGATGGATTTTGCCTTAACCGCCTCGCAAAAGGCCGTTGGTGCTCCAGCAGGTCTTTCCATCTTTGTGTGCAGCAGCAGGTTCATGGACTATACACTGAATGACAGTGTGAATGGCCAGGTGCATGGCTACTTCTCGTCCTTGAGAAGATGGACACCCATAATGCAGGACTACGAGGCTGGAAGAGGGGCCTATTTTGCAACGCCACCCGTGCAACTAATTAATAGTCTCGACGTGGCCTTGAAAGAGGTCCTGGAAGAGGGGTTGAGCAAGAGATGGGATTCACATCGTGAAATGAGTGACTGGTTCAAAGACAGCTTGGTCAATGACTTGAAATTGACATCTGTCGCTAAGTATCCTTCAAACATGTCTGCACACGGTTTGACTGCCGTATACGTTGCAGACCCTCCAAGTGTCATTGCGTTTTTGAAGTCCCACGGCATAGTTATTGCCGGGGGTATTCACAAAGTTATCGGGCCCAAGTATATTCGTATTGGACACATGGGTGTGACCGCTTGTGACAAAAACTTACCTTACATGAAGAACTGCTTCAACTTGATAAAACTGGctcttcaaagaaaaaaataa
- the HAC1 gene encoding transcription factor HAC1 (similar to Saccharomyces cerevisiae HAC1 (YFL031W); ancestral locus Anc_8.36): protein MEMTDFELTSNSQSNLAIPTNFKSTLPPRKRAKTKEEKEQRRIERILRNRRAAHQSREKKRLHLQYLEKKCSLLENLLNSVNLERLADHEDLLTCGRDAFAASLDEYRDFHSSRDSSLDARTSSHSSSDTFTPSPLNSTIEPATLSPKSMRNSSSDQETSWELQMFKTENIPESTTLPAVDNNNLFDAVASPLADPLCDEIAGNTLPFDNSIDLDNWRNPEAQSGLNSFELNDFFITS, encoded by the exons ATGGAAATGACTGATTTTGAACTAACTAGCAATTCGCAATCGAACTTGGCTATCCCTACCAACTTCAAATCGACTCTGCCTCCAAGGAAAAGAGCCAAGACgaaagaggaaaaggaaCAGCGAAGGATCGAGCGGATTCTAAGAAACAGAAGAGCTGCTCACCAGAgcagagaaaaaaagagactACATTTGCAGTACCTCGAGAAGAAGTGTTCTCTTCTggaaaatttgttgaacaGCGTCAACCTTGAAAGATTGGCTGACCACGAGGACTTGTTGACTTGTGGCCGTGATGCTTTCGCTGCTTCTCTTGACGAGTACAGAGACTTCCACAGTTCGAGAGACTCTTCCCTGGACGCCAGGACCAGCTCGCACTCATCATCCGATACGTTTACACCATCACCTTTGAACAGCACAATAGAGCCAGCGACTTTGTCGCCTAAGAGTATGCGCAATTCTTCATCGGACCAAGAGACCTCGTGGGAGCTGCAGATGTTCAAGACGGAAAATATACCAGAATCAACCACACTGCCTGCGGTAGACAACAACAACTTGTTTGATGCAGTCGCCTCGCCGTTGGCAGACCCGCTCTGCGACGAAATAGCAGGAAATACTCTACCCTTTGATAATTCAATTGATCTTGACAATTGGCGTAATCCAG AAGCGCAGTCAGGTTTGAATTCATTTGAATTAAAcgatttcttcatcacttCGTGA